In the Candidatus Binatia bacterium genome, CCACCAGCTCCGTCGGGAACGGGCCGCTGCCGACCCGCGTGGTGTAGGCCTTGACGATACCGATGACGGCGGAGACGTCATGCGGCGCGATGCCGGTGCCGGTGCAGGCGCCGCCCGCCACGGTGTTCGACGAGGTGACGAACGGGTAGGTGCCGTGATCGACGTCGAGCATCGTACCCTGCGCGCCCTCGAGGAGCACGCGCTTGGACTGGCGCAGGGCGTCGTGCAGATACACGCTGGTGTCAGTGACACAGGCTGCGAGACGCTCCCGATAGCCCCGGTACTCGCTGTGGATGGCGTCGAAGTCGAGCGCCTTCTCCTTGAGCATGGCGCGCAAGTACGAGTTCTTCTCCTTCAACGTACGCCGCAAGGCCTCCGCGAACATTGCGTCGTCGCAGAAGTCGGCGAAGCGGATGCCGATGCGCGCCATCTTGTCCTCGTAAGTGGGCCCGATGCCACGCCCGGTGGTGCCGATGCGCCCCTCGCCGCGCAAGCGCTCGCGCGCCAGGTCGATGGCGCGATGATAGGGCATGATGACGTGGGCGCGGTCGCTGATCTTCAGGAGGTCGTCCTGCAACAGGAAGCCGCGCTGGCGCAACTCATCGACCTCGTGGATGAGCACGGCGGGATCGACGACCACGCCGTTGCCGATCACGCACACCTTTCCGGAGTGCAACACGCCCGACGGCACGAGGTGGAGAACCGTCTTGTGGCCGTCAACGACGAGCGTGTGCCCGGCGTTGTTACCCCCCTGATAGCGGGCAACGATATCGGCATGCTGGGCGAAGATGTCGACAACTTTCCCCTTGCCCTCGTCACCCCACTGCGCTCCGACAACGACGACCGCCGGCATGACGCGTCAAGCTCCTCTCCGCGGCGCGCTGGCGGCCATGTGAGAACTACAGCCTGACCAGCTGGGCCGAGACTATGCTGGGCAACGTGCGCAGCCGCTCGAGTACGGAATCGGGGATGTCATCATCCACGTGTATCAGCGAGATCGCCATGCCGCCGACGTGCTCCCGCCCGAGCTCCAACCGGGCGATGTTGATCTTGGCTTCTCCCAACAGCATGCCGACCGAGCCCACCACTCCCGGCACGTCACGGTTGTGGAGCATGAGAATGAATCCGTGCGGGTCGGCATCCAGGTAGAAGTCATTGATGCGGACCAAGCGGATGACGCGCTGCCCGAAGATCGCGCCGGCGACGATGCTTGGCCCCTTCGCCGTGTTGATGGTGACGGTGACGAGGTTCGAAAACCCCTTTTGCTGACTGGTCTTCGACTCCACGATCTTGATGCCACGGTCGCGCGCGATCGTCGGCGCGTTGACGTAGTTGACCATGGTCGATTCCAGCACGCGCATGAGCAGCCCGCGCAGCACCGCTAGCGTCAGTGACTTCACGTCGTAGTCCGCCACCTCGCCGGCATATTCGATTGCCACCTCGGCCGCCGAGGCGGTGAGTAACTGACCCTGCAGGCTGCCGAGCTTCTCGCACAGCGCGAGGTACGGACCCAGCACCTCCAACAATTCCGGGCTGATCGACGGCACGTTGACCGCGTCCTGAATGACCCCGTGCGTAAGGTAGTTCACCACCTGGTGTGCGATGGCGATGGCGACGTTTACCTGCGCCTCATCGGTGGCCGCCCCAAGATGGGGGGTGCAGATGACCTGGCTCAACTTCAGCAGCGGGTGATCCGGCGGCGGGGGTTCCTGGCTGAAGACATCGAGCGCGCTGCCGGCGACTTTGCCTTCGCCGATGGCCGCCGCGAGCGCTTCCTCGTCGACAATGCCGCCGCGGGCGCAGTTGATGATGCGCACGCCTTTCTTCATCTTCGCAAACGCGGCGGTCCCAATGAGGCCTCGTGTTTCCGGGTTGAGCGGCGTGTGAACGCTGATGAAATCCGACCGGGCGTACAGCTCGTCGAGACTGACCACTTCGACGCCGAGGCGTTGGGCCGCCTGCTGCGAGATGAACGGATCGTACGCGATCACTCGCATCTTCAGGCCGAGGGCGCGGTCGGCGACCAGGCTGCCGATGTTGCCGATACCGACGATCCCCAGGGTTTTGTTGAACACTTCCGAACCGGTGAATTTCCCCTTCTCCCACTTGCCGCTCTTCATCGACGCGGTAGCCTGGGGAATCGATCGCGCCAGTGCCAGCATCATGCTGATGGCGTGCTCGGCCGTGGTGACGTTGTTGCCGGCCGGGGTGTTCATGACCACGATGCCCTTTTTCGTCGCCGCGGCCACATCGATGTTGTCCACCCCGATGCCGGCGCGCCCGATGACCCGGAGATTCTGGGCCGCCGCGATGACCTCAGCGGTCACCGTTGACGCGCTGCGCACGATCAGGCCGTGGTACGGCGCAATCTTTTCAGCCAGTTGCTGCGGCGTGAGGCCGGTGATGTTGTCAACCTCGATGTCCGGCGCCGCCTTCAGAATCTGAAGGCCTTGCGAGGAAAGCTTATCACTGACGAGAACGCGCTGCATAGTTTACTCCGGTAGTGCGGCCATCAGCACTTCTTGTGCCGCGCCGACGCCGCGGCCGAGCACGAGGCGATGACCGAAGTGGAGCAGCGCCATTTCCAGCGCTGCGATGGCGGTGACGACGTCGAACGCACCCATGTAGCCCAGATGCCCGATGCGCACGATTTTTCCCTTCAGCTGATCTTGTCCGCCGGCGAACGTGACTCCCATCCGGTCGCGCAGGTAGGCGACGAGTTTACCGCCGTCGACATCGGGCGGCGTGAACATGCCCGTTACCGCCGGGCTCGGGGCATCGGCTGCCACCAACTGCAGATCGAGCGCTGCTGCCGCGGCGCGGGTTGCCGCCGCCATGCGGGCGTGTCGTTCGAACACACGCGCGAGCCCTTCTTCGCGGATCATGGCCAGCGACTCGCGCAGGCCGATGATGAGCGAGATCGCGGGAGTCCACGCCGTGGTGTCCTTGGCCTGGTTGTCCCGTTCCCTGGCCAGGTCGAAGTAGAAGCGCGGCACCTTTGCTTCTTTGCTGCGCTTCCAGGCGCGCTCGCTCAGCGCGATGAATGCCAGTCCGGGCGGCAACATGAGTGCCTTTTGCGAACCGGTGACCAGCACATCGATACCCCAACGGTCCATTGGCAGGTCGAGGACGCCGACCGCGGTGATGCCGTCGACGACGCAAAGTACGTCACGCTTGCGTGTCAACTCGGCAATTGCTTGCACCGGGTGGAGGACGGTCGTGGAGGTTTCGCTCGCCTGGATCAACACGCCGCGGATCGCCGGCCGCTGATCCAGCAGGCGGCGGATGTCATCGACCTTGGCGTTCTTGCCCCACTCGACGCGCAACTCGACGACTTTCAATCCGAGGGCCGACGAGATTTGCATCCAGCGTTCCCCGAACTTGCCGCCATTGACGACGAGGACCTCGTCGCCAGGGGAGAACAGGTTGCTGACCGTCGCCTCCATGGCGCCGCTGCCTGAAGCCGCAAGCATCAACACGTCCTGCTCGGTCTGAAAGAGCTCCTGCAGCCCTTTTCTCGCTGCGGAGAAGATGCGGCTGAATTGAGGCGTGCGGTGATGGATGATGGGCTGTGCCATGGCGAGCCGAACACGCGATGGCACGGGGGTGGGCCCGGGGGCCAACAGATAACTCTTCAGCACGGGGCACCTTCGACAAAAAAAAGCCTGAACCTCTATAGCTCAGAGGCCCAGGCGTTCGACCTACTGAAGGCCAGCACTCCATCGTGGTCGATTCCACGTGCGCCAGTTGTGCAGACCAAAAAACCGCCTGTCCGATACCGGATCTTTCCCGGTGTGTCAACCGGCCGAGCGGCCGCTGTTGACCAGGGTCATGAACTCCTGACGCGTTTCCTGGTGCGTGCGGAAGGCGCCCAGCATGGCGCTGGTGACGACGATGGAGTTCTGTTTTTCGACGCCACGCATGCGCATACACAGGTGCTCAGCACGCAGCACCACCGCGACGCCGAGCGGGTCAAGCTCCTCCATGAGCATGTTGGCGACCTGCGTGGTCAGGCGTTCCTGCACCTGTAAGCGTCGCGCATAGACCTCGACGAGACGAGCGAGTTTGCTGATGCCGACGATTCGATGCTTTGGAATGTAGGCGACGTGTGCGGTCCCGAAGAACGGCAAAATGTGGTGCTCGCAGAGGGAAAAGAAGTCCAGGTCTTTCAGGACGATCATTTCCGAGTAGTCTTCGACAAATAACGCTCCGTTGATCACGGTCTTGGGATCTTCGGCGTATCCCTTGGTAAGAAACTGCATCGACCGGGCGAAGCGCTCCGGGGTTTTTGCCAGCCCCTCACGCATGGGGTCTTCTCCGACAAGGCGCAAAATGTCGGCAACAGCTTGCTGGATGGTTTCAGCCATGGTGTCGATTCTTATCGGAAACACCACGTGCCGCAAGGGGGGGGCGGCGTGCGGAAGGGGGCGAACGGAGACGGCGTCAGCGACTCATCGGCCGCTGCGTTTTTCGACGGCTTTGACGCGTTGATACTTGCGATAGTCGTAGCCAGTGGCCATGGCCATGAGAATCGGTTCCATACCACCGGCACGCTCGCGCCGCAGAATGCGCAGGCGTTCGTAGAAGTCTTGGAAGTCCTTGTTGATGCGCTGGCGTTCATCGACCGGGTTGAGGAAAAACTCGCGCAAACGCGTTACCGTGAAGCGGAAGGCAGAAAAGCGCAACTCGTTGGGAAAGGCGTCCCATTCGGCCAGCGACAGGGTGCGCAAGCTTTCGTATCCGGCAATCAGCGCCTCAAACTTCTTCAAAGAGTAGCGACCGTCCTCGTAGCAGAGAGTGTTCACCGCCGTGGCGAGATCGAAGATGAACTTGCCGCGGCAGGCTGCGTCAAAATTGAGCACGGCAACGACTTTTTCGCCTTTGAACTTGATGTTGTTGGGAAACAGGTCTCCGTGGATTATGCCTTTCGGCAGCTTCCCTTCGAGATAGTGGTTGAGGTACTCGATTTCTTCATCGAGCGTGCGGACGATCTTCTTGAAGTAATGCGGCAGGCGCCCGCGGGCGTCGAAGTACACCTCCGCAACTCGATCAAATCCAAAGCGATTATCGATGCCTTTCTTATAAGCTTTTCCGATGAGATGAAGGTCTCCCAGGACACGACCAACGTTTTCTAGTTGTCCCTGACTGAGATCCTCAGGTTCGATGCTGTGCCCGTCGACATCGCGGTAAACCGAAAGGGACTTCCCCTCCCGCTCGCGATAGTGGTGACCACGCCTGTCGGATAGCGGCACGGGGCAAGGAAAGCCGTGCTTTCGCAGGAATAGGAGAAGATCGAGTTCGCGTTTAACCTCGATCTCGCTCTTCACCTCATCGATTTTTACGAGGAACTTTCCCTTCGCCGTGTCGACTGCGTACAACGTGTTGGCCGACCCTTCGGTGATCTCACGCGCGCCAGTTACCCGCGGGAACCCGTAGTCGAGGGCGATTTCACTCAGTTCCTTCCTGGAGATTTTGGTATCTTCCGCCATTTGTTGCGTTTTAGCGAGTGCTCCACCCCTCCTCATCATCGGTTTTATAACAGAATTCACAAATGATACTACCTCTGAAGAGCTGAAATTGTCAAGAAAAATATTCCGGCCAAGACGGGCACATTGGCCGAAAATCACCGGCGAAACGGCGGAAGCAAGACTCGGTTAGGCGGGAATGAACGCGTCATCCCGTAGGGACCTAATGGAATTCCGTTATCTTCTGAATAACCTCAGTGTTTCTCGTAATTTTTCGGTTACTTGTGATGCCCTCAGCGGTTGCTTCAGCGCTACATGGGTCCGGCGTTCCAGGATGTCATCAGGATGAAGTGCCATCTCGTTTCGAGCCGCATAGGCCGCCTCTGCCCAAATTTCGGGCAGACCGGGCACGATCATTTGCTTCAGCTTGGCATCGTTCCGAACTAGTTCGACCACCTCCATGGTGCGACTACCGTACCGCTGGGCGAGGTGATGGACTTGTTCCAGGGTCAGCTCGCTGCCGTTTCGCGCAACTACTTCCTCTGCCGTCAGTTTCGGGTCTGCCGCCCGCCCGCCCGGCAGCGGCGTTGTTGCAGTCTTGCAAGATATCCGCCGTGCCTCTCTTGCCCTGCCGAGCCGCTTAGCCGCAAGGCTGACAATCTCTGCGGCCACGAACCGGTAGGTGGTCAGCTTACCCCCCGCCAAGGTGATCAGCCCCGAGGGACTCTCAAGGATCTCCTCCTCGCGCGATACAGCAGATGGATCTTGTGCGCCGCCTTCGGGCGCCACCAGCGGTCGGAGTCCAGCGTAACTGCTGACCACGTCTGCGGTGCACAGTTTCGCCGTTGGGAAGAACCAATTCGCTGCCGTCAGCAGATAGTCCACGTCCTGGTCATCGGCCGTGACCTCCTCGGGGCTTCCCGTGAAATCAGTGTCGGTCGTGCCGATGATGGCGTGCGATTCCCACGGAATGACGAACAGTATCCGCTGATCCTGGGGCGAGCGCAGGACGACGGCATGCGCATTGCCAATTCGCTCCCGCGGCACGACCACGTGCACCCCTTTCGTCAGCCGGAGACACGGCGTGGCCGATGCGTCGTCCAGTCGACGCACATGATCCGCCCAAGGTCCGGTTGCGTTCACTACGCAGCGCGCACGGATAGCGAACTCGGACCCGCCGAATTGGTCTTGCACGATCGCCCCGGCAAGGCGACCCTGCTCTTTGATGAAGCTTCTCAACTCGAGGTAGTTGCCGACCAGCGCCCCTTCTTCTTCAGCACCCAGCACCGTTTCGAGCGTGAGCCGGGCGTCATCGGTGAAGCAATCATAGTACAGCGCTGCACCGCGAAGCCCCTCGCTTCGGAGCGTCGGCTCGAGAGCCAACGTCTGGCTCGCCGTCCGCATGCGGTGTCTGCGAATGTTGCGAAAGATCGCCAGCAGATCGTACAGCCACATCCCCAAGCCCAGCGCGAACACCCCGACCGGATCGTTGCGATAGACTGGGAACAAGAAGGCGAGTGGTCGGACGAGGTGCGGAGCTAAACGGCGCCGGAGCAAGTCACGTTCCCGGCAGGCAATACGGACGAGCCGGAAATCACCCTGTTGGAGATAGCGTATCCCGCCATGGATGAGCTTCGACGACCGGCTGCTCGTGCCGCTGCCGAAATCGGCTTTCTCGATCAGCGCGACGCGAAGACCGCGTAACGCGGCGTCACGGGCGACGCCAGCACCGTTGATGCCACCACCAATCACGAGGAGATCGAACGTTTCCTTCTGAAGCTGCTCGACTCTTTGCTCGCGCGCCAGTCGGGTGATTGGAGCGTGTGGCTGCATCGTTCTTCACTCGGCGAGATGGTCGCCCTCCACAAAAACCGTAGCGTTCTTCGGGCCGCAGGTCACGGCTGACGGCTCCGCAACTCCATAAGCTCCGGCGGCGTATTTAATGTGAGATGGCTGCCACATGTTACGCCGGAAGGGCGCTCGCAATGGCGCGAGTGAAGTCCGTTGTCGAACCCTGGCCGCCGAGATCACGGGTGCGACAACGGCGGGCACGCACGACGGACTCAACCGCTGTTTGGATCCGTGCCGCTGCCCTGTGTTCGCCGAGGTGCCGCAGCATCAAGGCGGCAGAGAGAACGGCAGCGATGGGATTGGCCAGGTTCTTTCCGGCGATGTCGGGCGCGGTGCCGTGCACGGCTTCGAAGATCGCGTACCGTGTGCCGAGGTTCGCACCAGGGACGACGCCTAATCCCCCCACCAGGCCGGCGCAGAGGTCCGAGACAATGTCCCCGTAAAGATTTTCCAACAGCAACACATCAAATTGACCCGGCCGCAATACCAGTTGCATGCAGGCGTTATCGACGATCATTTCCTCGTACTTCACTCGCGGGTACTTCTTCGCGACCTCACGGGCGCACGCCAGGAAGAGGCCATCTGACAGCTTCATGATGTTGGCCTTGTGGATCGCGGTCACCTTGTGACGCTTCTCGCGTTGCGCGTACTCGAAGGCGAATCGGGCAATGCGGCGCGATGCCTTGGCGGTGATGACTTTTACGCTCTCCACCACCCCCGGGGCGATCTGGTGCTCGATACCGGCGTAGAGATCCTCCGTGTTCTCGCGAACGACGACTAGATCGACACCTTTAAACGCGGTTCTCAGCCCGGGCAGGTTTCGAATCGGCCGGAGGTTGGCATAGAGATCGAACGTCTTGCGCAGCGCCACGTTGATGCTGCGAAAGCCCCGTCCAACGCCGGTCATCAGCGGTCCTTTCAACGCCACCCGGTTCTTCCGGATGGAACGCAGCAGTTCGTCAGGGATAGGGTTTCCGAAAGTCTCAAGTGCGGCTATTCCAGCAAGTTGCCGGTCCCAGTTGATATCGACGCCGGCGGCGGCAATCACCTCGGTGGCCGCACCGATGACCTCGGGTCCGATGCCGTCGCCCGGGATCAATGTGACCCGATAGCTCCCCCGCTTCTTCATGTCGATGCTAGCGAATGCCCAGCCGCTTGTGGGTCTGCGGCAGCACACGGATCGATGACAGGTGACGCCTGGCAATGAGGTAGAGTTGCGTGAGACGATCCGTGTCGACCGACGGTCTCTGCGCCGCGTCGACTATTGGCTGCATGAACGCCGGTACGCTTGGTTCAATGGGAGCCAGCAGCGCAGCGGCGCGCTCGACATCTTCGTCGGCCGTTTCCTGATCCACGAGAATCTTCACGTACAGATCTTTCGTCCGTGCCAGTTCCAGGAACTCCAAGTGTTCCTCCCAGAACGCGCCTTCACCCGTGTTGGATGGCAGCTTGATGTCCATGCTGATGATGTTCACCAGCGGCAGGACTTCACGCAAGCGGCGGGGCAATACCCCGTTGGTTTCCAGCAGCACCGGTACCGGAAACCGACCGGTCTCGAGCAGCGCCACCAGAAAGTCGGACTGTGCCAGTGGTTCCCCACCCGTCAGAGCAATCGCATCGATGGGCGCCTCCCGTGTGAGCACAGCGGTGATCAGGCTGGCGAGATCCTCAGCTGAGACGGGGTTGCGTTCGATCCGTGGCGGCCGGCTGCCGCTGAATACGCTGTAGGTGTCGGTGTGTACCAAGCTGTCCGGCGTATCGCAGTATCGGCACCGCAGATTGCATCCGGCCAACCGGACGAACAGATGACGGTAGCCGACGTGGGCGCCTTCACCCTGAAACGACACGAAAATCTCTGAAAGGTAGCTGGTCCTCACGAAGAATTCCTATCACAGGGGGCTCAAGCGAACTAGAAACCGGTGTCGCGTGCGGCGGCTGGCAGGAGCGCGATTTTGATGTCCATCACGTTGGTGCCGGTTGGCCCGCAGCGGAAGAGGTCATCGAGTTCGGAGAAGAAGGTGAATGAGTCGTTCGCCCCCAGGGTGGCGTCGATGTCGAGGCCGCGCTGCTGAGCCCGCAGCAGCGTGGTCCCGTCGACAAATGCACCCGCCGCGTCGGTGGGGCCGTCGACGCCGTCGGTTCCCGCACTGAGGAGGGTGATCGGCATTCCCGCCAGCGTGCCCGCCAGTGCGAGCGCAAACTCCTGGTTGCGTCCGCCCCGACCCTTGCCCTTCACCCGCACGGTGGTCTCGCCACCGGCGAGCACGCACAGTGGTTTACCACCGCGGCGCGCGGCCAGTTGCCGTATTCGGGCGGCGAAGCCCCGGGCTGCCGCGGTGGTGTCTCCGCTCAACGGCTGTCCGTCGACATCGACCGTCCAGCCACGCGCACGGGCTGACGTTGCCGCTGCCTCGAGTGCGGTGCGATTCGAGCCGATGATCTGGCTGCGACAGCAAACGGCTTCCGCACTGCTGAACTTCACGGTCTCGGCGACGTTTCCCTCGATGCCACTCTTCAACAGGGTCGTTACGGTGGCGGGCACCCGCGTCTCGAGTTGGTGGCGCGCCAAAACGTCCCAGGCATCAGCAAAGGTGGTGTCGTCCGGGACGGTGGGTCCCGATCCGATCGTGCTGGGATCGTCGCCGATGACATCGGAGATGAGGAGGGCCAACATGCGAGTCCGGACATGACGCAGCAAGCCGCCACCCTTCACTTCGGAGAGATGCTTGCGGACGGTGTTGAAAGCGCGAATGTCGGCGCCACACTCGAGCAACAGCTGCGTGGTGGCGATTTTGTCCTGCAGCGTGACCGGAGGTCGCGGGCACACTAGCAAGCTCGAGGCGCCGCCGCTGATGAGGCACACGGTGTCACCACGGTCCTGCGCCCGGAGCAGTTGCATGATGCGCTGTGCCGCCCGTTCTCCGCGCCCATCGGGCAACGGATGCCCGGCTTCACTCACCGCCACGGACCGCAGTCCAACGGTGCAGCCATCGGCGACAATGACTTCCCCGCAAACGTTCTCCGCACCCAGAACCTGCTCGCAGCCGGCCGCCATCCGGGCGGCCGCTTTTCCAGCCCCGATGACGAGCGTCGGTCCGCAGTTTTCTCCCGGCGTGCGCCCGGCCGTGTCGTGCAGTGCTTCAGCCGCATGTCGGGAGAGGTGATCGATCACCAAATTGGCAGGATCGACGGCACTGATGGCGGCGCGAAAAATCGCGACCGCCTCCATACGCAAGCGCGCCGATGATGCGCTCATGAACGAGCCCGTCGCTGGCTGGTGCGAAGACGCGGCGTATTTCCACCGCCGGTACAAAAAAGGAAGAAATCAGGTGTTTTCTTCGTCGCTGTCGGTTGCGCTGAGCTTCCGGTACGCCCGCTCATCGTCGAAGCGCCGCGCGCTCTTGGCTTCTTTCTCGCGTTCCGCCTGACAACTCACACACAGCCGCGAGAAGGGTAACGCCTCCAGCCGCGCCGGGGCGATTTCCGACTCGCAGTTCTCACAAATGCCGTACGTGCCTTCATCGGCACGGCCAAGCGCCTCTTGAATGGCCTGCAATCTGTCGCGCTCCCGATCTGTCAGGATGAAGCTGATCTCCCGGTCGCGCTCCTCACTGGCGAGGTCATAGGTATCCATGCCCTCGTCCTTGACGCCCTCCCGTCCCTGCTTCAGATCATTGCTGATCTCGCGCAAGGTTTGGCGGCGCATCTCCATCAGCCTTTCCCGGACGTTTTTCAAAAAAGCCTTTCTCATGGGCGCCATTCCTTTAGAAGGCGCGGGAATGTAGAGATATTGGAAGGCGGTGTCAATGGCAGGATGGGCAATGCTGATTTGTAACCGCCCGAGCCGCATTCCGGCTACCACCGGCACGCGAACTCCTCTGGCCGCGGAGTATCGCACGAGTGTGGAAATCCCAGGGAATTTCCTTCCCTGTGCTACGGTGGGCCGCTAGGCTGGCCCCCGCGCCCGCCTCAGGCGCCGACCACCGACACGAAGCTCACGCACCGGCCGGGTGCGCCGCCGAGGTTGTGTGTCATCCCGAGTTTTGGATCCTTGATCTGGCGCGCGCCTGCCTCACCGCGGAGCTGGAGCCACATCTCGTACATCATGCGCAACCCGCTGGCACCGATCGGGTGTCCAAAGCTCTTCAGGCCGCCGTCGGGATTGATTGGCTGCGGCCCGTCGCCGTCGAAGCGGCCCTCGATCACGTCCTTCCAGCCCTGCCCGCGCGGCGAGAAGCCCATGTCCTCCATCAGCACCAGCTCGGTAGTGGTGAAGCAGTCGTGCACCTCGGCCATGCTGATCTCGTCGCGCGG is a window encoding:
- a CDS encoding adenylosuccinate synthase, with amino-acid sequence MPAVVVVGAQWGDEGKGKVVDIFAQHADIVARYQGGNNAGHTLVVDGHKTVLHLVPSGVLHSGKVCVIGNGVVVDPAVLIHEVDELRQRGFLLQDDLLKISDRAHVIMPYHRAIDLARERLRGEGRIGTTGRGIGPTYEDKMARIGIRFADFCDDAMFAEALRRTLKEKNSYLRAMLKEKALDFDAIHSEYRGYRERLAACVTDTSVYLHDALRQSKRVLLEGAQGTMLDVDHGTYPFVTSSNTVAGGACTGTGIAPHDVSAVIGIVKAYTTRVGSGPFPTELVDALGKKLQQDGDEFGATTGRPRRCGWFDAVVVRNAVRLNGMGGLALTKLDVLTGFDTVRICTAYEFEGRRLQDFPASTAVLRGLKPVYEEWPGWHEPLHGARSLADLPANARAYVRRLEEVTGTTMIMVSVGAGRDETILLRNPFE
- the serA gene encoding phosphoglycerate dehydrogenase, with the protein product MQRVLVSDKLSSQGLQILKAAPDIEVDNITGLTPQQLAEKIAPYHGLIVRSASTVTAEVIAAAQNLRVIGRAGIGVDNIDVAAATKKGIVVMNTPAGNNVTTAEHAISMMLALARSIPQATASMKSGKWEKGKFTGSEVFNKTLGIVGIGNIGSLVADRALGLKMRVIAYDPFISQQAAQRLGVEVVSLDELYARSDFISVHTPLNPETRGLIGTAAFAKMKKGVRIINCARGGIVDEEALAAAIGEGKVAGSALDVFSQEPPPPDHPLLKLSQVICTPHLGAATDEAQVNVAIAIAHQVVNYLTHGVIQDAVNVPSISPELLEVLGPYLALCEKLGSLQGQLLTASAAEVAIEYAGEVADYDVKSLTLAVLRGLLMRVLESTMVNYVNAPTIARDRGIKIVESKTSQQKGFSNLVTVTINTAKGPSIVAGAIFGQRVIRLVRINDFYLDADPHGFILMLHNRDVPGVVGSVGMLLGEAKINIARLELGREHVGGMAISLIHVDDDIPDSVLERLRTLPSIVSAQLVRL
- a CDS encoding alanine--glyoxylate aminotransferase family protein gives rise to the protein MLKSYLLAPGPTPVPSRVRLAMAQPIIHHRTPQFSRIFSAARKGLQELFQTEQDVLMLAASGSGAMEATVSNLFSPGDEVLVVNGGKFGERWMQISSALGLKVVELRVEWGKNAKVDDIRRLLDQRPAIRGVLIQASETSTTVLHPVQAIAELTRKRDVLCVVDGITAVGVLDLPMDRWGIDVLVTGSQKALMLPPGLAFIALSERAWKRSKEAKVPRFYFDLARERDNQAKDTTAWTPAISLIIGLRESLAMIREEGLARVFERHARMAAATRAAAAALDLQLVAADAPSPAVTGMFTPPDVDGGKLVAYLRDRMGVTFAGGQDQLKGKIVRIGHLGYMGAFDVVTAIAALEMALLHFGHRLVLGRGVGAAQEVLMAALPE
- the folE gene encoding GTP cyclohydrolase I FolE produces the protein MAETIQQAVADILRLVGEDPMREGLAKTPERFARSMQFLTKGYAEDPKTVINGALFVEDYSEMIVLKDLDFFSLCEHHILPFFGTAHVAYIPKHRIVGISKLARLVEVYARRLQVQERLTTQVANMLMEELDPLGVAVVLRAEHLCMRMRGVEKQNSIVVTSAMLGAFRTHQETRQEFMTLVNSGRSAG
- a CDS encoding homoserine kinase, which translates into the protein MAEDTKISRKELSEIALDYGFPRVTGAREITEGSANTLYAVDTAKGKFLVKIDEVKSEIEVKRELDLLLFLRKHGFPCPVPLSDRRGHHYREREGKSLSVYRDVDGHSIEPEDLSQGQLENVGRVLGDLHLIGKAYKKGIDNRFGFDRVAEVYFDARGRLPHYFKKIVRTLDEEIEYLNHYLEGKLPKGIIHGDLFPNNIKFKGEKVVAVLNFDAACRGKFIFDLATAVNTLCYEDGRYSLKKFEALIAGYESLRTLSLAEWDAFPNELRFSAFRFTVTRLREFFLNPVDERQRINKDFQDFYERLRILRRERAGGMEPILMAMATGYDYRKYQRVKAVEKRSGR
- the glpD gene encoding glycerol-3-phosphate dehydrogenase; the encoded protein is MQPHAPITRLAREQRVEQLQKETFDLLVIGGGINGAGVARDAALRGLRVALIEKADFGSGTSSRSSKLIHGGIRYLQQGDFRLVRIACRERDLLRRRLAPHLVRPLAFLFPVYRNDPVGVFALGLGMWLYDLLAIFRNIRRHRMRTASQTLALEPTLRSEGLRGAALYYDCFTDDARLTLETVLGAEEEGALVGNYLELRSFIKEQGRLAGAIVQDQFGGSEFAIRARCVVNATGPWADHVRRLDDASATPCLRLTKGVHVVVPRERIGNAHAVVLRSPQDQRILFVIPWESHAIIGTTDTDFTGSPEEVTADDQDVDYLLTAANWFFPTAKLCTADVVSSYAGLRPLVAPEGGAQDPSAVSREEEILESPSGLITLAGGKLTTYRFVAAEIVSLAAKRLGRAREARRISCKTATTPLPGGRAADPKLTAEEVVARNGSELTLEQVHHLAQRYGSRTMEVVELVRNDAKLKQMIVPGLPEIWAEAAYAARNEMALHPDDILERRTHVALKQPLRASQVTEKLRETLRLFRR
- a CDS encoding isocitrate dehydrogenase (NAD(+)); amino-acid sequence: MKKRGSYRVTLIPGDGIGPEVIGAATEVIAAAGVDINWDRQLAGIAALETFGNPIPDELLRSIRKNRVALKGPLMTGVGRGFRSINVALRKTFDLYANLRPIRNLPGLRTAFKGVDLVVVRENTEDLYAGIEHQIAPGVVESVKVITAKASRRIARFAFEYAQREKRHKVTAIHKANIMKLSDGLFLACAREVAKKYPRVKYEEMIVDNACMQLVLRPGQFDVLLLENLYGDIVSDLCAGLVGGLGVVPGANLGTRYAIFEAVHGTAPDIAGKNLANPIAAVLSAALMLRHLGEHRAAARIQTAVESVVRARRCRTRDLGGQGSTTDFTRAIASALPA
- a CDS encoding 7-carboxy-7-deazaguanine synthase QueE → MRTSYLSEIFVSFQGEGAHVGYRHLFVRLAGCNLRCRYCDTPDSLVHTDTYSVFSGSRPPRIERNPVSAEDLASLITAVLTREAPIDAIALTGGEPLAQSDFLVALLETGRFPVPVLLETNGVLPRRLREVLPLVNIISMDIKLPSNTGEGAFWEEHLEFLELARTKDLYVKILVDQETADEDVERAAALLAPIEPSVPAFMQPIVDAAQRPSVDTDRLTQLYLIARRHLSSIRVLPQTHKRLGIR
- a CDS encoding DUF4147 domain-containing protein translates to MSASSARLRMEAVAIFRAAISAVDPANLVIDHLSRHAAEALHDTAGRTPGENCGPTLVIGAGKAAARMAAGCEQVLGAENVCGEVIVADGCTVGLRSVAVSEAGHPLPDGRGERAAQRIMQLLRAQDRGDTVCLISGGASSLLVCPRPPVTLQDKIATTQLLLECGADIRAFNTVRKHLSEVKGGGLLRHVRTRMLALLISDVIGDDPSTIGSGPTVPDDTTFADAWDVLARHQLETRVPATVTTLLKSGIEGNVAETVKFSSAEAVCCRSQIIGSNRTALEAAATSARARGWTVDVDGQPLSGDTTAAARGFAARIRQLAARRGGKPLCVLAGGETTVRVKGKGRGGRNQEFALALAGTLAGMPITLLSAGTDGVDGPTDAAGAFVDGTTLLRAQQRGLDIDATLGANDSFTFFSELDDLFRCGPTGTNVMDIKIALLPAAARDTGF
- a CDS encoding TraR/DksA family transcriptional regulator, yielding MPVVAGMRLGRLQISIAHPAIDTAFQYLYIPAPSKGMAPMRKAFLKNVRERLMEMRRQTLREISNDLKQGREGVKDEGMDTYDLASEERDREISFILTDRERDRLQAIQEALGRADEGTYGICENCESEIAPARLEALPFSRLCVSCQAEREKEAKSARRFDDERAYRKLSATDSDEENT